Proteins encoded by one window of Tunturibacter psychrotolerans:
- a CDS encoding cytochrome b N-terminal domain-containing protein: MPDLKQRGIDLYNWFEARLGLGTPLIEVAEHEVPNNTASWWYVFGSAATVVFVLQVMTGVLLALVYAPTASNAWNSLQFLDHNVHLGWFLRAMHGWGSDFMVAIVLIHMVQVFLFGAYKFPRELTWIIGVFLLLLTLGMAFTGQVLRFDQDAYWGLGIGASILSRVPLIGGPLVGLMLGGPIIAGTTLSRFFALHVFVIPGILIAMVGMHVWMVLRLGINDYPMPGRLVSKKTYLNDYHELEKKTGIPFVPDAAWKDAIFAAAIMCAVIACALWFGPFGPSGQPDPTIIETAPKPDYFFLWLYAVLAYLPPALETPVLFIMPVIGIAALILLPLLSGEGEKHVSRRPAAVLIVSVIAVSLGVFTHLGTYTPWSPIMNAWTSDPTPVSYLHNRTPLEREGAIVLQYKQCRNCHSIGGEGGLRGPALDAVAAHMTEDQIIRQVLQGDGNMPAYGNALSPSETTALVKFLTTLHGHDLQPAVDASRRVVSAATATPPTNNQ, from the coding sequence ATGCCAGACTTAAAGCAACGCGGCATCGATCTCTACAACTGGTTCGAAGCCCGCCTCGGACTCGGCACGCCCCTCATCGAAGTCGCCGAACACGAGGTCCCCAACAACACCGCCAGTTGGTGGTATGTCTTTGGCAGCGCCGCAACCGTCGTCTTCGTCCTCCAGGTCATGACCGGCGTTCTTCTCGCGCTCGTCTACGCCCCGACCGCCAGCAACGCTTGGAACAGCCTCCAGTTCCTCGACCACAACGTCCACCTCGGCTGGTTCCTCCGTGCAATGCACGGCTGGGGCTCGGACTTCATGGTCGCGATCGTCCTCATCCACATGGTGCAGGTCTTCCTCTTCGGCGCCTATAAATTCCCCCGCGAACTCACCTGGATCATCGGCGTCTTTCTCCTTCTCCTCACCCTCGGCATGGCCTTCACCGGCCAGGTTCTGCGCTTCGATCAGGACGCCTACTGGGGCCTCGGGATCGGCGCATCAATCCTCAGCCGCGTCCCGCTCATCGGCGGCCCTCTCGTAGGCCTTATGCTCGGCGGCCCCATCATCGCCGGCACCACGCTCTCACGATTCTTCGCCCTCCACGTCTTCGTTATCCCCGGCATCCTGATCGCCATGGTCGGCATGCACGTCTGGATGGTCCTGCGTCTCGGCATCAACGACTATCCCATGCCCGGCCGACTCGTCAGCAAAAAAACCTACCTCAACGACTACCACGAGCTCGAAAAGAAAACCGGCATCCCCTTCGTCCCCGACGCCGCCTGGAAAGACGCCATCTTCGCCGCAGCCATCATGTGCGCCGTCATTGCCTGCGCTCTCTGGTTCGGTCCCTTCGGCCCATCCGGCCAGCCCGACCCCACCATCATCGAGACAGCCCCCAAGCCTGACTACTTCTTCCTCTGGCTCTACGCCGTTCTCGCCTATCTCCCACCTGCCCTCGAAACCCCAGTCCTCTTCATCATGCCGGTTATCGGCATCGCAGCTCTCATCTTGCTCCCACTTCTCTCGGGAGAAGGCGAAAAGCACGTCTCCCGCCGTCCTGCCGCAGTCCTCATAGTCAGCGTCATCGCGGTCTCGCTCGGCGTCTTCACTCACCTCGGCACCTACACGCCGTGGAGTCCCATCATGAACGCCTGGACCAGCGATCCTACCCCTGTGTCCTACCTCCACAACCGCACCCCGCTCGAACGCGAAGGCGCAATCGTCCTGCAGTACAAACAGTGTCGCAACTGCCACTCCATCGGTGGTGAAGGCGGCCTCCGCGGTCCCGCACTCGACGCCGTCGCCGCCCACATGACCGAAGACCAGATCATCCGTCAGGTCCTGCAAGGCGACGGCAACATGCCCGCTTACGGCAACGCCCTCAGCCCCTCCGAAACCACCGCGCTCGTCAAGTTCCTCACTACCCTGCACGGCCACGATCTCCAACCCGCCGTCGATGCCTCCCGCCGCGTCGTCTCAGCCGCTACAGCCACGCCTCCAACGAATAACCAATAA
- a CDS encoding ubiquinol-cytochrome c reductase iron-sulfur subunit: MIPSEQLPQTDHAMTEPTEPVKDPSIAAGHSRRAFLFKLALVVNGAVGVVLAIPIVGYLLGPALKKTSTDNSWINLGPLSDFPEGETRLVSYRNPITTDWDGQTGDIPAWVRRVSGDTFQVFAINCAHLGCPVRWFAQSKLFLCPCHGGAYYADGSRASGPPERGLFEYQHKVSNGTLMISAGRMPTLANEAKNVNPLTQIETKIKGSSAAKLSAIDQPQPRCSSCQT, encoded by the coding sequence ATGATACCCAGTGAACAGCTCCCACAAACCGATCACGCCATGACCGAGCCTACAGAACCAGTGAAAGACCCGAGCATTGCCGCAGGCCACTCGCGTCGCGCCTTCCTCTTCAAGCTCGCTCTAGTGGTCAATGGGGCAGTCGGCGTCGTCCTTGCCATTCCAATCGTCGGCTACCTCCTCGGCCCCGCGTTGAAGAAAACTTCAACCGACAACTCCTGGATCAACCTCGGCCCTCTCTCAGATTTCCCCGAAGGCGAGACTCGCCTCGTCAGCTATCGCAACCCCATCACCACCGACTGGGACGGCCAAACCGGCGACATCCCTGCCTGGGTCCGTCGCGTCTCTGGCGACACCTTCCAGGTCTTCGCCATCAACTGCGCTCACCTCGGCTGCCCCGTCCGCTGGTTCGCCCAGTCCAAACTCTTCCTCTGCCCCTGCCACGGCGGCGCCTATTACGCCGACGGCTCCCGCGCCTCCGGTCCACCCGAACGCGGCCTCTTCGAGTACCAGCACAAGGTCTCGAACGGCACCCTCATGATCAGCGCCGGCAGAATGCCAACCCTTGCCAACGAAGCAAAGAACGTCAATCCTCTTACCCAGATCGAAACAAAGATCAAAGGCAGTTCCGCAGCCAAACTCTCCGCGATCGATCAACCCCAGCCGAGGTGCAGCTCATGCCAGACTTAA
- a CDS encoding c-type cytochrome, producing the protein MRSAPHRLAVFGTLMLSAACIATTGCSRIPGRPGPGPEVIRPDEVLDFATLYKNNCAACHGANGKNGAAISLANPVYLAVAGEPTIQQTVAKGVAGGLMPAFAKSSGGSLTDRQVSVIAQGLLRQWGTPDVLAGANPPPYAATLSPIADHGQQAYTAACARCHGADGEGTSGDPKTGAGKLGSIVNPSYLALISNQDLRSITIAGRPDEGMPDWRSVATQPLTDQQITDIVAWLASKRIAEPGQPYHSYQP; encoded by the coding sequence ATGAGATCAGCCCCTCACAGACTCGCAGTGTTCGGCACCCTCATGCTATCGGCTGCCTGTATCGCCACCACCGGCTGCAGCCGCATCCCCGGTCGCCCCGGACCAGGCCCCGAAGTCATTCGTCCCGACGAAGTTCTCGACTTCGCAACGCTCTACAAAAACAACTGCGCGGCCTGCCACGGAGCCAACGGCAAAAACGGTGCAGCCATCTCTCTCGCTAACCCCGTCTACCTCGCCGTTGCCGGAGAGCCCACCATCCAACAGACCGTCGCCAAAGGCGTCGCAGGCGGCCTAATGCCTGCCTTCGCCAAAAGCTCCGGTGGCTCACTGACCGATCGCCAGGTCTCCGTCATCGCCCAGGGCCTCCTCCGACAATGGGGCACACCAGACGTTCTCGCGGGAGCAAATCCTCCGCCCTACGCAGCCACGTTATCCCCCATCGCCGACCACGGTCAGCAAGCCTACACAGCAGCCTGCGCACGTTGCCACGGAGCAGACGGAGAAGGCACCTCAGGCGATCCCAAAACCGGCGCCGGCAAACTCGGCTCCATCGTCAACCCGTCCTATCTCGCTCTCATCAGCAATCAGGATCTTCGCAGCATCACCATCGCCGGCCGTCCCGACGAGGGCATGCCAGACTGGCGCTCAGTCGCCACGCAGCCCCTCACCGACCAGCAGATCACCGACATCGTCGCATGGTTAGCCTCCAAACGAATCGCCGAACCAGGCCAGCCGTATCACTCATACCAACCATGA
- a CDS encoding cytochrome c oxidase subunit 4 codes for MQEAQSTQGHEHEHRSDTVILPAPTPWPMVLALGVALMITGMVTHWVISLLGLILTLRAIVGWFFDIFPHELHVAVPVQTGVMKISSTRTTREQLPVSASHRQMLPVETFSVVSGIKGGIVGGLAMIVPAALFGLLKYHSIWYAVNLLAAGGFVSWASETTAFLCQFHLEGLLAATGIHAFTSVLIGLLYGAMLPMFPRKPILTAGFVAPLLWTGILYSALGIISPVLNERINWLWFVISQIAFGLVCGFIVNLQVKVRTPQFRALPFAVRAGIHSDQPLTKDDEL; via the coding sequence ATGCAGGAAGCACAGTCCACGCAGGGCCACGAACACGAGCACCGATCCGACACCGTCATCCTCCCGGCGCCGACACCCTGGCCCATGGTGCTCGCACTAGGCGTCGCCCTGATGATCACCGGCATGGTCACACATTGGGTCATCAGCCTCCTGGGACTGATCCTTACACTGCGAGCCATTGTCGGATGGTTCTTCGACATCTTTCCGCACGAGCTTCACGTCGCCGTCCCCGTTCAAACCGGCGTCATGAAGATCTCGAGCACCCGCACCACCCGCGAACAGCTTCCCGTCAGTGCGAGTCATCGCCAGATGTTACCGGTCGAAACTTTCAGCGTTGTCTCCGGCATCAAGGGTGGCATCGTCGGAGGCCTTGCAATGATCGTTCCCGCAGCCCTCTTCGGTCTCCTCAAATATCACAGCATCTGGTACGCAGTAAATCTCCTGGCGGCAGGTGGCTTCGTTAGCTGGGCCTCTGAGACCACCGCCTTCCTCTGCCAGTTTCACCTCGAAGGGCTTCTCGCGGCCACCGGCATTCACGCCTTCACCTCGGTTCTCATCGGTCTTCTCTACGGAGCCATGCTGCCGATGTTCCCCAGAAAGCCGATCCTGACCGCCGGCTTCGTCGCCCCCCTACTCTGGACCGGCATCCTCTACTCGGCCCTCGGAATCATCAGCCCCGTCCTCAACGAACGCATCAACTGGCTGTGGTTTGTCATCTCACAGATCGCCTTCGGTCTCGTCTGCGGCTTCATCGTCAACCTGCAGGTCAAGGTGCGCACTCCACAGTTCCGAGCTCTCCCATTCGCCGTTCGCGCGGGTATTCACAGCGATCAACCTCTCACGAAAGACGACGAACTATGA
- a CDS encoding cytochrome c oxidase subunit 3: MTTITTASRIPIDGPIETPWKLPYRGNVGMACLIIAESAIFIIFVVAYIYYIGKSLSGPTPAQVLELPILGTICLLSSSIFVHLAVSSLRKENYRGTTLHLGITVLLGTIFLATTAKEWYHLIHDEGLTIKTNLFGTTYYSLVGLHATHVVVGLIMLSLTLVLSLAGRVKEEHSEKLEVLSLYWHFVDAVWIVVFLVVYVLGR; the protein is encoded by the coding sequence ATGACGACCATCACAACAGCAAGCAGAATCCCAATCGATGGCCCAATCGAAACCCCATGGAAGTTGCCTTACCGCGGCAACGTCGGTATGGCATGCCTCATCATCGCCGAATCCGCGATCTTCATCATCTTTGTCGTCGCCTATATCTACTACATCGGCAAGAGCCTCAGCGGCCCAACCCCCGCGCAGGTACTCGAGCTTCCCATTCTCGGCACCATCTGTCTGCTCTCGAGCAGCATCTTCGTTCACCTTGCCGTCAGCTCTCTGCGTAAAGAGAACTATCGCGGCACCACACTCCATCTCGGAATCACCGTCCTGTTGGGAACCATCTTTCTGGCCACTACGGCAAAAGAGTGGTATCACCTCATTCACGACGAAGGCCTCACCATTAAGACCAACCTCTTCGGCACCACCTACTACTCTCTGGTCGGTCTACACGCGACCCACGTAGTAGTCGGTCTTATCATGCTCTCTCTCACTCTCGTGTTATCTCTCGCAGGTCGCGTCAAGGAGGAGCATTCGGAAAAACTCGAAGTTCTCTCCCTCTACTGGCACTTTGTCGACGCTGTCTGGATCGTCGTATTTCTCGTCGTCTACGTTTTAGGCAGATAA